Within Gambusia affinis linkage group LG01, SWU_Gaff_1.0, whole genome shotgun sequence, the genomic segment ATTTGCCTTTTCCCCTTCATTGGGCAAACATGCTTGCAAAGATCTGCCACAATAAAAGCACTTGagtctttattattatgaaCACACACTAGATTCTTAGTTCAAATTGAAAATATCCATCTATATCTTTCTTATACTGATATAAGAAAGGTTCTACAGTTATTTTGTATCGTCTGAAATACaaatatcatttaaaatttttgtcaGCTATCAAAAGTTCTTGAGTGAAAGAACACTATGTGAATAAAACCCAAAAGATTactacaaataaacaaaaggctatgacaaacaaaataaattaacaaatgtttaaggaaaaaaagtgaaaagaaaagttacTCTGACcataaaaactgatatttaccaTACACAACATCAAAGAGACGCAGGTCCCGGAACTGGTGTTTCCCATGTCGGCCAAACAGATTGAACTGGACTGCTAATTCATGGGACATCAGGAATCGCATAGCCCGCCGTATTGCATCATCCAAGGATGCTCCTCCAATTTCTGCAACCATGGCAACCTTAAATATAATGACAATTGCAAGACAACATTTGAAAATCaggatgcattttaatttttattaattgatttgttaTTGTTTCACACATATATAGCTTATATGCTTAATTTTATACATGGACAAAATGCCAATTAATTTATGCGTCAATTTAAGGGAGGCCTGGCACAATAAATttttctggacaataaattcCCAGAAGTTACTGTGATTCAATGTTTTAcaaccattttcaaataatataataatgacAACACATTCTCACAGATTGATAAACTGAATTCTAATGAACAATGAGCATTGCAACTGGAAGACAATTTAAATACCCAATTATGAAGTCTGTGTAAACAAATGTGTACTTCAAAAAAATGGTAAGTTGAGACCTAAACACCAGACTGAATACTTGTCAAGCAGTTTttagtagaaacagaaaaatgataaattatgggaatttgttttaatttatcatgtcaTTAGTTAATTGCTTACTGCAATGGGGctaatttaatgttaatttttaagGAACAAAATTTTATCTTACAACTCCAGACATGAAGTCTGAGTCACCCAGCTTCTCATTCATGCCCAGGACATCATTGATTGTACTCGATGGAAAAACAGCTCCTTCGGGTGGTTCGACCGGTGGTGAAGCAGATTTCTGTCTCGACAAGGTACTCGACGACTGTCCGtgcagtttttgtgtttctctaaCCTCCTCTAGAAGTGTAACAGGCCTAGTAAACATTGCCTCTCCCAAGCTGGAGCTGCTCCTGCTCAAAGAAGTCCCAGGACTCATAGAAAGACTTGCAGTTGCGCTGGGGCTTCTCAGATTTGGAGTTGCGCTGGGGCTTCCTAGATTTGGAGTTGCGCTGGGGCTTCTCAGATTTGGAGTTGCGCTGGGGCTTCTCAGATTTGGAGTTGCGCTGGGGCTTCTCAGATTTGGAGTTGCGCTGGGGCTTCCTAGATTTGGAGTTGCGCTGGGGCTTCCTAGATTTGGAGTTGCGCTGGGGCTTCTCAGATTTGGAGTTGCGCTGGGGCTTCCTAGATTTGGAGTTGCGCTGGGGCTTCCTAGATTTGGAGTTGCGCTGGGGCTTCTCAGATTTGGAGTTGCGCTGGGGCTTCTCAGATTTGGAGTTGCGCTGGGGCTTCTCAGATTTTAAGTTGCGCTGGGGCTTCTCAGATTTGAAGTTGTGCTGGGGCTTCTATTTCTGGACACACCGAGACTACACACTTTTGCGGCAGATCCAACTGTGGCAAGTTCCAAGGGAGGAGAAGGTGGAACTTCATTCTCTGAGGAGTCGACACTGTCTTCACTTGAAGAAAATGTGCCCCATTTGTGGGAGGATCTGAAATGATAAATCAGAATTTAacaagtggttaaaaaaaaaaaaagaaggctaCGGTCTAGTGAgcaatttaacttttatttcaagttaACTGTGAGAGATACAGAAATAAGATCCAAAAGATAAAACGTTACAGTTGAACCTATGACAACCaatatggttaaaaaaatagtaatctAGTTCATTTAAAGTAGGAATGTGGCAAAATCTATAGTAAAGCTCACAAGTATTAGCATTTTTTCCTGTGTAATTTTCCATTCTTACAAATATGTTGTTCCTTTAAGCACTGAAggatgagaaaaaaagtaatgCAAAGAGAACCAAATGGGTAAAGGAATTGAGAGCTGCTCAAATGACAACTAGGAAGACAGAAGATTTAGAGTTGTGTGTTACACAAGTCCCTGTTCCACACTACCTTCTACGTCACTTTTCTGGGATCTCATAATCCGTTTGAAGATCTGATGTCGCTTCTGCCCTTGCAAGCTTTCGTCGTGCTTCTCCATAGCAGTCTTTAGAAaagaattttcaaaaaaaaaaggattaacaCATTTGTAAATCTAAAgctcacattttcaaaattttcataCAAGTAAATGTTTGTCACCTGCATTTCCAAGAACACGCACACAGCATGTCTTCCATGAAGCGTCTGGCTGTAGTTGTTGCTTCACTGCTTTCGTGACATTTATACTAAGGCCTGCTGGCCAGAAGCACTGAGCCTTGTTTGCATCAGTAAACCAACATGATGGGATTATATCCACCAACTTCTTTCCCTCTGTTGATTCTTCAATGAATTCCACAACGCTGAAGGACATGCTGGAAGTTCATATTAAGTAAATTAATGGTCATGTaactgaggaaaaacaacatgaCCGTTCCGCAAAGGAAGGACTACCAGTTTTTTTGTCAGGCTTGTCACCGGTACACCATAAAGACGGTCTGAAAGTTGTGTCATAGTTCTGATTCCTAGACAAGATGAATCAATAGGGTATCTGCAGAAACAGTCTTGTTGTTCATAAAATTGACACACAGTGTACATGGCTCCAGATAACAACTGTATTATATTCCTTATTACAGCAACTCTGCCCTCAACATCAAAACAGTTATCTCCTACACAACATGATATGACGGTTCCCTCATGTCTGTACTGCCTGAACTGCATGCGAGCAGGAAAGTCTGGGAGAGTTGGACCACATGAATGTGGAACTTGAGCTTTACTCTGTCTTCCATCTTCTCCCAGAATGGGCTTTTCAGCTAAACGCCGGACGACTTGTTGGAGAGGGTTTTGGGGTCTTCGTACAAGTCGCTTCAATGTCCCAAGATAATTTTCAAagggaaaacatgaaacattgtCCAAGGCACCATATTTTCTGGCATCATCAGCTAAATGTATGAGACAGTGGGTGTTGTAGACCAAGTGTTCTGTTCCATACAACTTCGCAAAATTGGTAACATAACACTTCAACAGTTTTCCAGCATAGTCACAGTATTTACAGCACAAAACAGGACTGAGAAGAATTGTCATTGCTATTGAGAGCAACATAAAGTTGTTGTACATTTGTGCTGATAGTCGTCCTTGAAGAACCACTGGGCCAGTGTACAACAGAAATTGTCTGAATTCTGTTGCCTTCCATTGACTGTACTCCATCAGTGAACGTGGTTTTCTAGAGAAATTTCTAGGAAGGTGATCTCTCACTGATTTCAAGTGATTAGAAATAATGGAAATTGTAACTGCAGACAGACGACACCTTAAAGGTCCTTTGATCCACAAACTTATAACTTTTTTAACATGTCCTAAACAAACCAGATGCATATAGTCAAGCACAAAGCTCGACACCATTCCTACACCAAGCTGCTGCAAGGGTGAAACTCCATGATGGTGATCGTCATCTGTCAAAAGTTTCATCTGTTCGTAGAGGTGCTGTACAATCAGGAAACACAACCTTCTTATCCATGTAAATTCCATGCTCTACACAGCGTTCACAGGAGCTGTAGCCAGAATGACCTTTGATACATTTCAAAAATGCCCGAGCAGGTGCATCACAGATGAAGGCATCTGGAAGtgcaacattaaaatgttttcctctgtaaTTCAAACCCTCTTGAGTTACTGTCTTCAGGTCTTCAATAAACTCTTTCAAGTATTTTGTGACAGAGTCAGGCTTGGCCACACCTGCATACAAGCCAATGATAAACACACCAGATTTTGGAAATTCCTTAATCATGGCCAAAATAGGCCACAACTCcatttttgaacttttgaagAGTGGTAAGCCATCAATGTTCACCCGGAGAGTCAACGTATCAACTGAAAGATGAGAGTCATTTAAAAGCTGTGAAGTTAGTGTCTTAGCCAGTCCAAAATGATGGTAAATACCATGTCCCATTTCTTTCACTTCAAAGGTTTTGGGAGTTGACAAAAGACTTCTAGAATCCTTGGGTAAATCCAAACCATAGTGCACTAAAATATGTAGCAGCTCTGTCAATGCACTGTGTGAGATATTTCGATTTGCTGCCCAATCAGCAAgctttattttaagtgtacgtGTGCGATCAATTTCTTCAGACATGCTGTTCAAATCTATTTCAATGCTACTGGCAGTAAATTTTCTTCCAGCAGCTGATTGTTCTTCATGTTCATCTTCAAATTCTGCATCAGTCTCTTTTTCACTCAAATGAGCTTCAAAGTTCCACTTTTCACTGGAAATCTGGTTGTCCACTTCCGAAGCATAATCCAAATCAGAAAATGTGCCACTTTTGACCTTGAAGTCTtccaaaaactttaaatgctCAGAAACTTTGGCTTTAATTCGTCTTCTTTTTGTCCGAGAACTACAATAATAATCCATTTTTTTAAGTCTgcga encodes:
- the LOC122827811 gene encoding uncharacterized protein LOC122827811 → MDYYCSSRTKRRRIKAKVSEHLKFLEDFKVKSGTFSDLDYASEVDNQISSEKWNFEAHLSEKETDAEFEDEHEEQSAAGRKFTASSIEIDLNSMSEEIDRTRTLKIKLADWAANRNISHSALTELLHILVHYGLDLPKDSRSLLSTPKTFEVKEMGHGIYHHFGLAKTLTSQLLNDSHLSVDTLTLRVNIDGLPLFKSSKMELWPILAMIKEFPKSGVFIIGLYAGVAKPDSVTKYLKEFIEDLKTVTQEGLNYRGKHFNVALPDAFICDAPARAFLKCIKGHSGYSSCERCVEHGIYMDKKVVFPDCTAPLRTDETFDR